A single region of the Mycobacterium lentiflavum genome encodes:
- a CDS encoding WS/DGAT/MGAT family O-acyltransferase, with the protein MAEPEGLGLSDELGPVDYLLHRGEANPRTRSGIMALELLDTTPDWERFRTRFENASRKVLRLRQKVVVPTLPTANPRWVVDPDFNLDFHVRRVRVSEPGTLREVFDLAELILQSPLDISRPLWTATLVEGLPDGKAATLLHVSHAVTDGVGGVEMFAEIYDLERDPPARPTPPLPVPQDLSPNDLMREGFNHLPFALIGGVVGAVSGAVSAAGRVLMEPVSTVSGIVNYAISGIRVVNRAAEPSPLLRRRSLATRSEAIDIPLADLHKAAKAGGGSINDAYLAGLCGALQRYHQALGVPIGSLPMAVPVSLRADADTAGGNRFIGVNLSAPVGAGDPIARMRKIRAQMTQRRDEPAMNIIGSMAPVLSVLPTAVLEGITGSVVGADVQASNVPVYPGDTYIAGAKVLRQYGIGPLPGVAMMVVLISRGGWCTITVRYDRASVRKEALFAQCLLEGFDEILALAGDPAPHAVPASFSAQPDVLAQSVSGS; encoded by the coding sequence ATGGCTGAGCCCGAGGGCCTCGGATTGTCCGACGAACTCGGGCCGGTCGACTATCTGCTGCATCGAGGCGAAGCGAACCCGCGGACCCGGTCGGGCATCATGGCGCTCGAACTTCTCGACACCACGCCGGACTGGGAGCGGTTCCGCACCCGATTCGAGAATGCGTCGCGAAAGGTGTTGCGGCTGCGACAGAAAGTCGTCGTGCCGACGTTGCCGACGGCCAATCCGCGCTGGGTGGTGGACCCCGACTTCAACCTGGACTTCCACGTCCGGCGGGTACGGGTGTCCGAACCGGGCACGCTGCGCGAAGTATTCGATCTCGCAGAGCTGATCCTGCAGTCACCGCTGGACATCTCGCGGCCGCTGTGGACCGCGACCCTGGTCGAGGGGCTGCCGGACGGCAAGGCCGCAACGTTGCTGCACGTCAGTCACGCCGTCACCGACGGTGTCGGCGGTGTCGAGATGTTCGCCGAGATCTACGACCTCGAGCGTGATCCACCGGCCCGGCCGACGCCGCCGCTGCCGGTCCCGCAGGATCTGTCGCCCAACGATCTGATGCGAGAGGGCTTCAACCACTTGCCGTTCGCGCTGATCGGCGGCGTCGTGGGCGCGGTCTCCGGAGCGGTGTCGGCGGCCGGGCGCGTGCTGATGGAACCGGTATCGACGGTGTCGGGGATCGTCAACTACGCCATCTCCGGCATCCGGGTCGTCAATCGGGCCGCCGAGCCCTCGCCGCTGCTGCGCCGGCGCAGTCTGGCCACCCGGTCCGAAGCGATCGACATCCCGCTCGCCGATCTGCACAAGGCCGCGAAAGCCGGCGGCGGATCGATCAACGACGCCTATCTGGCCGGACTGTGCGGCGCCTTGCAGCGCTACCACCAAGCGCTCGGTGTCCCGATCGGATCGCTGCCGATGGCGGTGCCGGTCAGCCTGCGGGCCGATGCCGACACGGCCGGTGGCAACCGGTTCATTGGCGTCAATCTGTCGGCGCCGGTGGGTGCCGGAGACCCGATCGCCCGGATGCGCAAGATTCGCGCCCAGATGACGCAGCGGCGAGACGAACCCGCGATGAACATCATCGGCTCGATGGCGCCGGTGCTCAGCGTGCTCCCGACGGCGGTGCTGGAGGGGATTACCGGCTCGGTAGTCGGCGCCGACGTGCAGGCCAGCAATGTCCCCGTTTACCCGGGTGACACCTACATCGCGGGTGCAAAGGTATTGCGGCAGTACGGTATCGGTCCACTTCCCGGTGTGGCGATGATGGTGGTGCTAATTTCGCGTGGCGGGTGGTGCACCATCACGGTGCGCTACGACAGAGCATCGGTACGAAAGGAAGCCTTGTTCGCTCAGTGCCTGTTGGAGGGCTTCGACGAGATTCTCGCGCTGGCCGGTGACCCGGCGCCGCACGCGGTGCCGGCATCGTTTTCTGCGCAGCCCGATGTGCTGGCTCAATCGGTGTCGGGCTCATGA
- a CDS encoding alpha/beta hydrolase: MGVAMSMTARYARAGSQAFRLVADARGASKAAGLLLRGSPFALGWFAGWLTTEFPPHVVTGHALSRVSAPSIGRIGASWAGQRAEQTLTAALEASFGPDYADLVSHPACEESECAPRGGLLHRPGPHARYAAQTSDISYGPGGRDNLLDIWRRHDLAPGRRAPVLIQVPGGAWAVNGKRGQAYTLMSRMVELGWICVSIDYSKSPRSTFPAHLIDVKRAIAWVRENIADYGGDPGFIAITGGSAGGHLASLAALTPNDPRFQPGFEHADTTVQAAVPYYGVYDFTNAEVMHELMLPFLEQFVMRARYAETPERFAAASPINYVHDEAPPFFVLHGERDELVPCTQARTFCAAMRDAGAPLVAYAELANAHHAFDILSTARSRLAAKAVADFLGIVYGRRAIALLDSWPLSATSAS; this comes from the coding sequence ATGGGCGTGGCCATGAGTATGACTGCGCGTTACGCGAGGGCGGGTTCCCAAGCGTTTCGCCTGGTAGCTGATGCCAGAGGTGCCTCAAAGGCCGCAGGTCTGCTGCTGCGTGGATCGCCGTTTGCGCTGGGCTGGTTCGCCGGTTGGTTGACCACGGAGTTTCCTCCGCATGTGGTGACCGGGCACGCGTTGTCCCGGGTATCGGCGCCCTCCATCGGTCGCATCGGCGCGTCCTGGGCCGGGCAGCGCGCCGAGCAGACGCTGACCGCCGCCCTCGAAGCATCCTTCGGGCCGGACTACGCCGACCTGGTCAGCCACCCGGCCTGCGAAGAATCCGAGTGCGCGCCGCGCGGCGGGCTGTTGCACCGGCCGGGGCCGCACGCGCGCTATGCGGCTCAGACATCCGACATTTCGTATGGCCCGGGCGGTCGTGACAACCTGCTGGACATCTGGCGCCGACACGACCTGGCGCCGGGCCGTCGCGCGCCGGTGCTGATCCAGGTTCCGGGCGGGGCGTGGGCCGTGAACGGCAAACGCGGCCAGGCCTACACGCTGATGAGCCGGATGGTCGAACTCGGCTGGATCTGCGTGTCGATCGACTACAGCAAGAGCCCGCGTTCGACGTTTCCGGCGCACCTGATCGACGTGAAGCGGGCGATCGCCTGGGTCCGCGAGAACATCGCCGACTACGGCGGCGACCCCGGCTTCATCGCGATCACCGGCGGCTCCGCCGGCGGCCACCTGGCCTCGCTGGCCGCGCTGACTCCCAACGACCCACGGTTTCAGCCCGGGTTCGAACACGCCGACACCACGGTCCAGGCGGCGGTGCCCTACTACGGCGTCTACGACTTCACCAACGCCGAGGTCATGCACGAACTGATGCTGCCGTTCCTCGAGCAGTTCGTCATGCGCGCTCGCTACGCGGAGACGCCTGAGCGATTCGCCGCGGCTTCGCCGATCAACTATGTGCACGACGAGGCGCCCCCGTTCTTCGTGCTGCACGGCGAGAGGGACGAGCTGGTTCCCTGCACGCAAGCCCGCACCTTCTGCGCTGCGATGCGCGACGCCGGAGCCCCGCTCGTGGCGTACGCCGAGCTCGCCAACGCCCACCACGCATTCGACATCTTGTCCACGGCCCGCTCGCGGCTGGCCGCCAAGGCCGTCGCGGACTTCTTGGGCATCGTCTACGGGCGCCGGGCCATCGCACTGCTCGATTCGTGGCCGTTGTCGGCGACGTCGGCCAGCTGA
- a CDS encoding cutinase family protein translates to MNARRFATALGAAAVTTWATLLNAPLVIAPASAAPCPDIEVTFARATNEAPGVGVVGQQFVDALRPQIGGRSLGVYAVNYPASEDFAPSASAGGSDVHAHVQSMVATCPSTKLVLGGYSLGAMAIDEATIARAPIAGLIPDILTADQADHVAALALFGNPSDRYLGAPVSEVSPWYGAKAIDLCAAGDPVCTPGGALALPSHDELFSPVHLSYAQSGMPSQAATFVASHL, encoded by the coding sequence GTGAACGCACGCCGGTTCGCTACTGCGCTGGGTGCCGCAGCGGTGACGACCTGGGCCACGCTGCTGAACGCACCCCTGGTCATCGCCCCCGCGTCCGCTGCCCCCTGCCCCGACATCGAAGTGACCTTCGCGCGCGCCACCAATGAGGCACCCGGCGTCGGCGTGGTCGGCCAGCAGTTCGTCGATGCACTGCGCCCGCAGATAGGCGGCCGGTCCCTTGGGGTGTATGCCGTCAACTACCCCGCGAGCGAGGATTTCGCTCCGTCCGCATCCGCCGGCGGCAGCGATGTACACGCTCACGTTCAATCGATGGTCGCGACCTGTCCCAGCACCAAGCTCGTGCTTGGCGGATATTCCCTGGGCGCCATGGCCATCGATGAGGCCACCATCGCCCGGGCACCGATCGCCGGCTTGATCCCCGACATACTCACCGCCGACCAAGCCGACCACGTTGCGGCGCTCGCTCTGTTCGGTAATCCGTCGGATCGGTACCTCGGGGCACCCGTCAGCGAGGTCAGCCCGTGGTACGGCGCCAAGGCCATTGACCTGTGCGCTGCCGGCGATCCGGTGTGCACGCCGGGCGGGGCGCTGGCGCTGCCCTCACACGACGAGCTCTTCTCGCCGGTTCACCTGTCGTACGCGCAGTCCGGAATGCCCAGTCAGGCCGCGACTTTCGTGGCAAGCCATCTCTGA
- a CDS encoding LmeA family phospholipid-binding protein — protein MTTPRGPSGGEPPERARPPMPGGPANRPAPQRPQVPGPPSESETRRIPLRDVPQEPPTVHGSRRLRPPQGQPPPGLPPQPPGRPPQGQPPGRPPQGRPPQPPGLPPNIRAQQPGPPPPQPAAPPQQEAATTRLPTFSQPEDTPPAKKRGLLRRRKWSIAVILGVVVAVVVAALVGGELYARHEASSRVANAVQCEVQDSAAVSFATAPPVLWQFLTKHYPDIAVQTAGNQVRSVKGMKVSIDIRNIRLNQANNSAGTIESLKGTITWSTDGIKQSIQDAIPTIGSLVTGEVTTNPGESTVSLKGLLDSATVKPQIVNNGLSLQVVSLTALGSTMSTDSVQKSLDELTSKANNYPLGIHADSVKVTDSGVEASFSTNNATIPAGGGSQDSCFANF, from the coding sequence GTGACGACTCCGCGAGGACCCTCGGGCGGCGAACCGCCGGAACGGGCTCGTCCGCCCATGCCGGGCGGGCCCGCCAATCGACCGGCACCCCAACGGCCTCAGGTTCCCGGCCCGCCCTCGGAATCAGAAACTCGCCGCATCCCGCTGCGCGACGTTCCGCAAGAGCCACCCACCGTTCACGGCTCGCGGCGCCTGCGGCCCCCTCAGGGTCAGCCCCCACCGGGTCTGCCGCCGCAGCCACCGGGCCGGCCGCCGCAGGGGCAGCCACCGGGTCGGCCGCCGCAGGGGCGGCCGCCGCAACCGCCGGGGCTGCCGCCGAATATCCGGGCGCAGCAACCCGGGCCACCGCCACCTCAGCCCGCCGCGCCGCCCCAGCAGGAAGCGGCCACCACCCGGCTGCCCACGTTCTCGCAGCCAGAAGACACACCGCCGGCCAAGAAGCGGGGGTTGCTGCGCAGGCGGAAGTGGTCCATCGCCGTGATCCTCGGCGTCGTGGTCGCCGTCGTGGTGGCCGCCCTGGTCGGCGGCGAGTTGTATGCCCGACACGAGGCAAGCAGCAGGGTGGCAAACGCGGTGCAATGCGAGGTCCAGGACAGCGCGGCCGTCTCCTTTGCCACGGCGCCGCCGGTCCTGTGGCAGTTCCTGACCAAGCACTACCCCGACATCGCCGTCCAGACCGCCGGTAACCAGGTCCGCAGCGTCAAGGGCATGAAGGTCAGCATCGACATCCGCAACATTCGGCTGAACCAGGCCAACAACTCCGCGGGCACGATCGAGTCGTTGAAGGGCACCATCACCTGGTCAACAGATGGCATCAAGCAGTCGATCCAGGACGCCATCCCGACAATTGGCAGTCTTGTCACCGGCGAAGTGACCACCAACCCCGGCGAAAGCACCGTATCGCTGAAAGGCCTGCTGGACAGCGCCACGGTCAAGCCGCAGATCGTCAACAACGGGCTCTCGCTCCAGGTGGTCAGCCTGACCGCGCTGGGCTCCACGATGTCCACGGATAGCGTGCAGAAGAGCCTGGATGAGCTCACTTCGAAGGCCAACAATTATCCGTTGGGCATCCACGCCGACAGCGTCAAGGTGACCGATAGCGGTGTCGAGGCGAGCTTCTCGACCAATAACGCCACCATTCCGGCCGGGGGCGGCAGCCAGGACAGCTGTTTTGCCAACTTCTGA
- a CDS encoding YdeI/OmpD-associated family protein, producing the protein MSGNQVPGGVVHELPADLREALTGNSAALAAWKDITPLARNEFICWVEDAKQQATRERRIRRTQEELEEGQRRPCCWPGCKHRERTGRP; encoded by the coding sequence GTGAGCGGCAACCAGGTGCCCGGTGGGGTGGTGCACGAGCTGCCCGCGGATTTGCGCGAGGCATTGACCGGTAACTCAGCTGCGCTAGCGGCGTGGAAGGACATCACGCCCCTGGCGCGCAACGAGTTCATCTGCTGGGTCGAGGACGCCAAGCAACAGGCGACCCGAGAGCGCCGCATCCGCCGGACCCAGGAGGAGCTGGAAGAAGGCCAACGCCGGCCCTGTTGCTGGCCAGGATGCAAGCACCGCGAACGTACCGGCCGGCCGTAA
- a CDS encoding enoyl-CoA hydratase: MAQSDPVLFGVDNRVALITINDPARRNALTGESSAQLRAAVERAEADPEVHAVVVTGAGRAFCAGADLSALAAAGAGAAESGLQQLYDGFMALGRCTLPTVAAVNGPAVGAGLNLALAADVRIAGPGALFDPRFQKLGLHPGGGATWMLQRAVGPQVARAALLFGMRFDAESAVRHGLALSVADDPVAAALKLAAGPASAPRQVVLATKASMRATASPGSLDNDDHEFAMRTELGPQVSSIQSPEFAERLAAAQRR, translated from the coding sequence ATGGCCCAGTCCGACCCCGTCCTGTTCGGCGTGGACAATCGCGTCGCACTGATCACCATCAACGACCCCGCCCGACGCAACGCGCTGACTGGCGAGAGCTCGGCCCAGCTGCGCGCCGCGGTCGAGCGAGCCGAAGCCGATCCGGAGGTGCACGCGGTCGTGGTCACCGGGGCCGGCCGGGCGTTTTGCGCCGGCGCGGACCTGAGCGCCCTGGCGGCCGCAGGCGCCGGAGCGGCGGAATCGGGTCTGCAGCAGCTCTATGACGGCTTCATGGCCCTGGGTCGTTGCACGCTGCCGACCGTCGCCGCGGTGAACGGCCCCGCGGTCGGTGCGGGCCTGAATCTGGCCCTGGCCGCCGACGTGCGCATCGCGGGGCCCGGCGCATTGTTCGATCCCCGATTCCAGAAGCTGGGGTTGCACCCCGGCGGCGGTGCGACGTGGATGCTGCAGCGGGCGGTGGGTCCGCAAGTCGCTCGCGCGGCCCTGCTGTTCGGCATGCGCTTCGACGCCGAATCCGCCGTGCGGCACGGGTTGGCACTCAGCGTTGCCGACGATCCCGTCGCCGCGGCATTGAAGCTTGCCGCCGGCCCGGCGTCCGCTCCGCGCCAGGTGGTGTTGGCGACCAAGGCCAGCATGCGGGCCACCGCGAGTCCGGGATCGCTGGACAACGACGACCACGAGTTCGCGATGCGCACCGAACTGGGGCCCCAGGTGTCGTCGATCCAGTCACCGGAGTTCGCCGAGCGGCTGGCCGCGGCCCAGCGCAGGTGA
- a CDS encoding bile acid:sodium symporter family protein translates to MGNQYFPFVIAVVMLALGLTLTVDDFKRAATMRRPLAVALICQSLVLPSLCLLIAEAFHLEPHLAVGLMLMAATPGGTMANIVSHLFNGDLALNLTLAAINAALSIVALPAILAASMTWFLGEGRFIPLQLDKFVTVFALVLIPTAIGIAIRHRFPELARRLKTPVKVVAVLLLIAAIGGAIAQGETTLLHNFGVVSGAVVSFCAVSLTVGYLVPRLMRLGPPQAIAISLEIGLHNTVVALGVALSPQLLNSVEMATPVAIYGALSPLMALTFIGAVRLLDPAFRVKAQPETVASEPAA, encoded by the coding sequence ATGGGCAACCAGTACTTTCCGTTTGTCATCGCGGTGGTCATGCTCGCCCTCGGGCTGACCCTGACCGTGGACGACTTCAAGCGGGCCGCCACGATGCGGCGGCCGCTGGCGGTGGCGCTGATCTGCCAGTCCCTTGTGTTGCCGAGTCTGTGCCTGCTGATCGCCGAAGCCTTCCATCTGGAGCCGCATCTGGCGGTCGGCCTGATGCTGATGGCTGCCACGCCGGGCGGGACGATGGCGAACATCGTCAGTCACCTGTTCAACGGAGATCTGGCGCTCAACCTGACCCTGGCCGCGATCAACGCCGCGCTGTCGATCGTGGCCCTGCCGGCCATCCTGGCCGCGTCCATGACCTGGTTCCTCGGCGAGGGCCGCTTCATCCCGCTACAGCTGGACAAGTTCGTCACGGTGTTCGCGCTGGTGCTTATCCCCACCGCGATCGGTATTGCGATACGCCACCGCTTCCCCGAGCTGGCCCGGCGATTGAAAACGCCCGTCAAGGTCGTCGCGGTACTGCTGCTGATTGCCGCCATCGGCGGGGCGATCGCCCAAGGCGAGACGACTTTGTTGCACAACTTCGGCGTGGTGAGCGGGGCGGTCGTGTCCTTCTGCGCGGTCAGCCTGACCGTCGGCTATCTGGTACCGCGGTTGATGCGTCTGGGTCCACCGCAGGCAATTGCCATCAGCCTGGAGATCGGTCTGCACAACACCGTGGTGGCCCTCGGCGTGGCGCTCAGCCCGCAACTGCTCAACAGTGTCGAAATGGCAACTCCGGTAGCGATTTACGGCGCTCTCTCACCGCTGATGGCCCTGACGTTCATCGGGGCGGTACGCCTGCTGGACCCCGCGTTTCGCGTGAAGGCGCAGCCCGAGACCGTCGCGAGCGAACCCGCCGCTTAA
- a CDS encoding HpcH/HpaI aldolase/citrate lyase family protein — MNLGTAGPGWLFCPADRPERFAKAAAAADVVILDLEDGVAEADKPAARKALQDTPLDPERTVVRINAADTEEYSRDLEALKATPYTTVMLSKTESAAQVTALAPLEVIALLETPRGAVFATEIAAAPGTVALMWGAEDLVAALGGSSSRMPDGTYRDVARHVRSTALLTASAFGLAVLDAVHLDIGDLDGLRAEAEDAVALGFAGTVCIHPTQIPVVRNAFRPTEEKLDWARRVLAAARGERGVFAFEGQMVDSPVLKHAAALVRRAGDPA; from the coding sequence ATGAACCTAGGCACCGCCGGCCCCGGTTGGCTGTTCTGCCCCGCCGACCGACCCGAGCGGTTCGCGAAGGCCGCCGCCGCGGCCGACGTCGTGATCCTCGACCTCGAGGACGGCGTGGCGGAGGCGGACAAGCCCGCCGCCCGGAAGGCCCTGCAGGACACTCCGCTGGACCCCGAGCGCACCGTGGTGCGGATCAACGCGGCCGACACCGAGGAATACTCGCGCGATCTCGAGGCCCTGAAAGCGACGCCCTACACGACGGTGATGCTGTCCAAGACCGAATCGGCGGCGCAGGTGACGGCGCTGGCCCCGCTCGAGGTGATCGCGCTGCTAGAGACCCCACGCGGCGCGGTGTTCGCGACCGAAATCGCCGCGGCACCGGGCACGGTGGCGCTGATGTGGGGCGCCGAGGATCTGGTCGCCGCGCTGGGTGGCAGCTCCAGCCGCATGCCCGACGGCACCTATCGCGATGTCGCCCGTCACGTGCGGTCGACGGCGTTGCTCACGGCGTCGGCGTTCGGTTTGGCCGTGCTCGACGCGGTGCACCTGGACATCGGCGACCTCGACGGCCTACGCGCCGAAGCCGAAGACGCCGTGGCGCTGGGCTTCGCCGGAACGGTCTGCATTCACCCGACCCAGATTCCCGTGGTGCGCAACGCCTTTCGGCCCACTGAGGAGAAGCTGGACTGGGCGCGCCGGGTTCTGGCGGCGGCGCGCGGCGAGCGCGGGGTGTTCGCTTTCGAAGGACAGATGGTCGACTCGCCGGTGCTCAAACACGCGGCGGCCCTGGTCCGGCGAGCCGGAGATCCCGCCTAG
- a CDS encoding MaoC family dehydratase, whose protein sequence is MSVPDQVGKSVVQRGLWFEEFEIGTTYLHRPGRTVTEADNVLFTTLTMNTQPLHLDAAWAAEQPGFRGERLVNSMFTLSTLVGLSVTQLTLGTIVANLGFSEVSFPKPLFHGDTLYAETVCTDKRESKSRPGDGIVSLQHTGRNQHGDVVARAVRKTLVQKQPSDKEPR, encoded by the coding sequence ATGAGTGTGCCGGACCAGGTGGGCAAGTCGGTTGTCCAGCGCGGCTTGTGGTTTGAGGAATTCGAGATCGGTACCACCTACTTGCACCGCCCCGGCCGCACCGTCACCGAGGCCGACAACGTGCTGTTCACCACGCTGACCATGAACACCCAGCCGCTGCACCTCGACGCGGCGTGGGCCGCCGAACAACCGGGCTTTCGCGGTGAGCGGCTGGTGAACTCGATGTTCACCCTGTCGACGTTGGTCGGCCTGTCCGTCACGCAGCTGACGCTGGGCACCATCGTGGCCAACCTCGGTTTCTCGGAGGTGTCGTTCCCCAAGCCGCTCTTCCACGGCGACACACTGTATGCAGAGACCGTGTGCACCGATAAGCGCGAGTCGAAGAGCCGCCCGGGAGATGGCATCGTGAGCCTCCAACACACCGGGCGCAATCAGCACGGCGACGTCGTCGCGCGCGCGGTTCGTAAGACCCTGGTGCAAAAGCAACCGTCCGACAAGGAGCCCCGATGA
- a CDS encoding acyl-CoA dehydrogenase family protein, translating to MTTTITAGTLPKEYEDLRATVADFARTVVAPVSAKHDEEHSFPYQVVAKMGEMGLFGLPFPEEYGGMGGDYFALSLALEELGKVDQSVAITLEAGVGLGAMPIFRFGTDEQKQKWLPDLVAGRALAGFGLTEPGAGSDAGGTRTTAKLDDGEWVINGSKQFITNSGTDITSLVTVTAVTGTLAGDKKEISTIIVPNGTPGFTVGQAYSKVGWNASDTHPLTFEDARVPEENLLGARGRGYAGFLSILDEGRIAIAALATGAAQGCVDESVKYSKQRQSFGQPIGSYQAISFKIARMEARAHVARTAYYDAAAKMLAGKPFKKEAAIAKMIASEAAMDNARDATQIHGGYGFMNEYPVARHYRDSKILEIGEGTTEVQLMLIARSLGLS from the coding sequence ATGACGACAACGATTACCGCGGGGACGTTACCCAAAGAGTACGAAGACCTTCGCGCCACCGTCGCCGATTTCGCGCGGACCGTGGTCGCTCCCGTTTCGGCCAAACACGATGAGGAGCACAGCTTTCCGTACCAGGTCGTCGCCAAGATGGGGGAGATGGGGCTGTTCGGGCTGCCGTTCCCCGAAGAGTACGGCGGCATGGGCGGCGACTACTTCGCGTTGTCGCTGGCCCTCGAGGAGCTCGGCAAGGTCGACCAGTCCGTGGCGATCACCCTGGAGGCCGGGGTGGGTCTCGGGGCCATGCCGATCTTCCGATTCGGCACCGACGAACAGAAGCAGAAGTGGCTACCGGACCTGGTGGCCGGTCGCGCGTTGGCCGGTTTCGGGCTGACCGAGCCCGGCGCGGGTTCGGACGCCGGCGGCACCCGCACCACAGCCAAACTCGACGACGGTGAGTGGGTGATCAACGGCTCCAAGCAGTTCATCACGAATTCAGGCACCGACATCACCTCCCTGGTTACCGTCACCGCGGTTACCGGCACGCTTGCCGGCGACAAGAAGGAGATCTCGACGATCATCGTGCCTAACGGCACACCCGGGTTCACCGTCGGGCAGGCCTACAGCAAGGTCGGCTGGAACGCGTCGGACACCCACCCGTTGACTTTCGAGGACGCCCGCGTTCCGGAAGAGAATCTGCTGGGCGCCCGCGGCCGGGGATACGCCGGCTTCCTGTCGATCCTCGACGAAGGCAGAATCGCGATCGCCGCACTGGCCACCGGTGCGGCGCAGGGCTGCGTCGACGAGAGCGTCAAGTACTCCAAGCAGCGTCAGTCGTTCGGCCAGCCGATCGGCTCCTATCAGGCGATCAGCTTCAAAATCGCCCGGATGGAGGCGCGTGCACACGTCGCGCGCACGGCTTACTACGATGCGGCTGCAAAGATGTTGGCGGGCAAGCCATTCAAGAAGGAGGCGGCGATCGCGAAGATGATCGCGTCGGAGGCGGCGATGGACAATGCCCGCGACGCCACCCAGATTCACGGCGGATACGGCTTCATGAACGAGTACCCCGTGGCGCGTCACTACCGCGACAGTAAGATCCTCGAGATCGGTGAGGGCACCACCGAGGTGCAACTGATGCTGATTGCGCGATCGCTGGGGCTGTCATGA